tatTGCAGGCTAGGCGTTGTCACGGGGCTGCATCTCGCCGAGATGTGCTACAGGCAGTACAAGAGGCTACCCCGATGGATCCTGTGGATCATGATTGAGATAGCCATCATTGGCTCCGATATGCAGGAGGTCATTGGCACGGCCATTGCCATTTACCTGCTGTCAAATAAAGTGTAAGCACAACAGTAGACAGGCTCTGGATACACCTCACTCTCATGTCTATTGTCTGTTTTTGCAGAGTGCCTTTGTGGGGCGGCGTGTTGATTACCATTGTCGACACGTTCACGTTCCTGTTTCTTGACAAATACGGTCTACGCAAGCTGGAGTTCCTATTCGGTTCCCTCATCACAATTATGGCTGTTTCCTTCGGCTATGAGGTAAGCCCAGAGATCgcacccaaaaaaaattccCCTATTATTTATTGGTTGCTTGCTTAATAAGTAATCCCCGAAAAATCCCCCTTGCTAAGAGGCATTAAGACAGAATGAATTTTATCCAGACGTGAGgacaaatacaaattgtttaaacaacTGTGTCGTAAAGTGCGATGAATATATCAGTAAGCTTTTTCAATTGCGTTTTTTCCGCTTCGACACAGGCTAAAAATAGTGTAATTACCCTTTTGCAGGGGCGTCTCTCGATAAAGTAAAGTAATGATAGCTAAAACgaaatcattttttatattttttactcgTAAATCTACGTGAGCCAAGTTTTGTTTACAACCCAGATATAAGTAATTGTTCATGAGCTGTCTGTCGGAGGAGGAGACGCAGATGATTAGATAAGCTGCACTTGCACATTCGGTGGGGCACTTCATCTGCCGTTGATGCTGCCGGAAATGGCACACAATTCCATGTGGGATAAACAATACAGACCTTATCAAGTGGGTGGTTATTTAATGTTGAATTGTTCAGATATTCGTGGGGATTTTTTCTTCGACGCTCATTTTGGggttttttctctttattttctacaattacaaataaataattaattgtgaAATTTGTTTACTACTCGAatgggattttttttaatgattaatattttttaatataattttttgtaacaaataaattagtaTCATTACGGATTTTATACAagaaagtaaaataatattggTGAAAAGTCTTATATGAAACCCGTGATTTACAGTTGagtttaattttgatttaacaaaataaattttttttttgctaaatttatttttatttttaaagttttattttttttttttactcatGTCTGATTATCTTTTaagataaaagaaaaatacaaaaaagaaaaatgtgtaTAATATAACTTATAATGATTACGGTCCTTGCTTTGTTCCTTTTCAGTACATTGTGTCTGCCCCCAACCAAGGAGAAGTTCTCGAGGGAATGTTTGTGCCCTGGTGCTCCGACTGCAACTCAAATGTCTTGCTGCAGGCGGTGGGAGTGGTCGGTGCTGTCATTATGCCCCACAATCTGTATCTGCATTCGGCCTTGGTCAAGGTgataagaatttatttatttaattaagacaTAATACTTAATAATGGCAATTTTTCATTGGCAGTCCCGCGACATTGATCGCCGCCAGCCAAAGAAAGTGAGCGAGGCGAATTTCTACTTCTTTATAGAGGCCTCGGTAGCCCTGTTCGTGTCCTTCATAATCAACCTGTTTGTGGTGGCGGTGTTCGCCCACGGCATGTATGGCAAAACGAACCAGGATGTGGTAAGTAAAAGGATCGCTTGATTGAGACTCAGATCATGATTAGAATCTCATGCTCTCGTCAGATTGACGTTTGCGTCAACAAATCTATGTACGAGGATGCTGTGACCTCGTTTGTGGACAGTCAGAATGGAACGGCCCTCATCGATGCGGATCTGTATAAGGGTGGACTCTTCTTGGGTTGCACCTTTGGCGCCGTGGCCATGTACATATGGGGCGTCGGCATTTTGGCCGCCGGCCAGAGCTCTACCATGACGGGCACCTATGCGGGCCAGTTCTCCATGGAGGGATTTCTCAACCTACAGTGGCCGCGCTGGTGTCGCGTTCTGGTCACGCGCTGCATAGCCATCATTCCCACCTTCTGCCTGGCGATGTTCAGCAAGATGGAGGACCTGACCAACATGAATGACATCCTGAATGCAGTGATGTCGCTTCAGCTGCCGTTCGCTGCCATTCCCACCATCGCCTTTACCTCGTGTGCCGCCATCATGGGCGAGTTTGTCAATGGATTGTGAGTCTATAAGGATGAATATTCTGGAcagtttttaattgtttctaCTTGCAGGGGCAACAAAATCGTTTCCATACTGCTAACCATTGTGGTGATCGGCGTTAATCTGTACTTTGTGGTCGTGCAGGTGGAGAACATGAATATAGAAGGCGGCCTGCTGGCTCTAGTCTGTGAGTAGCGCACATTTATCAATACATACGCCCTTTCTTATGAGAGTTTTTCCCCTTAATTTTACAGGTATATTCGCCATATTGTACATACTGTTTAACCTATACCTTGTGATACACATGGCCGCCTGCATGGGCAATCAGCGTCTGATGAACAGTCGGGTGAGTTGTGGCCGGGACACTTATCAGGCGGGCTTAGTAAATCACAAATTAGTCCGCACTCTTTGACATTTTTCAAAGCATCGCTGATACCGCCATCAATGGGCTGACTTTATCATTTTACGTGACTGAAACCGCATAGGGTTCTTGGGCACTCTGGGGCTTTGGGGACTCCGTCAACTGGTACTCAAGGTATTCTCTATTTACAGTGGGTGCAGCGCTTCGTGTTGCCAAGCCAGAACAGCTTTTCGATAAAGAACGCCAACTCGACGTATGCCAGGTATGTCAACCGAATGGATTCATGCAACCCCACCACATTGCCACCCACCACACTTAAACACCAATGCACAAACACTCTCTCGATCTGTATCTCCTTCCTTGGTGGCTTAGCAGCTACCTATCTACTCTAACCTCCAACCTTTAGCTTGTGATTCCGTTCTTACCTGCACTGTTTTTCTCAACCGATTCGGCTGTTACTCTTTTAATTTCTCCTACTCCTCCACCCATCTGTAAGCTATCAACCTCTATGCCGACTAATCCACATCTGGTTACGATCTCTGAACCGAAACTAAACACCCAAACCGTATCTTGCTATGCTCTCTTCTCTCGATTCTTCACAGTGATGTAACCTTAGTTGTAGGCGAGTCAGCTACTAACACGGTGAAAGGTCTCGATACCGTCTCGGAGAAAGTGCCCAACTGAATCATCCAACTCGGTGACTCATTCAGGCCAGACTCCCCCCcccctacacacacacacccccctCTTGTGATATTAACACTAAATCACGCTTAACACCACTAACAAGTACCTAGTAGGGCTCTCCGCAACCCTTAGAATTTGTAAGGCACGACTCTAGGGGAACCACATACgtttgtacatacatataaagcATTTACCCATCAACGATGGGCTCCTATAGGTATTAAGCGTGCTCCTGGTAAGTCACCACTGATTGCTCTATCGGGCAACGGGTATTATCTATACTCATAAGGCTTCTGGCGCTTAGCATGTTAAATAAAGTTGCATTTACCACTAAGTACTACTCAAGAAAAGTCTTTcaatttattgttaattggTATTTGGACTTGACTGCGATTGGCCGAAAGGACTAGGCCCAACTTAAGGAGTTTCCAAAcaataaattagttttaagATCATATATCGTTTTAAGAACACTTTAAGCTTATTCTTAATGATTTCGCAAGGTATTCTTTGTATTGGTTGGTATTTGGGCTTCACAAGGCACTTTGGACGTGGCTCATTTATCATCACCTCCTAAAACCCactaaaattgttttaaaaaaattgcagCGTGGCTAATACTCAAATTATTTTCTAtcattacatttttcttttattatatgtacTTGGCAACCCTGTATTCCatatgtgtgtctgtgtgttttACCACTGTctcctcctctctctctttctgtatCTGTACACTGTTATACACCACCCACCACTCTTATACTCGGTGTCTTATACAACCCTACTGGATTGATTGATGTTTTCCGTTCATTTGTGGCTAATTGAAATGTACAAAAcgaaaaaccacaaaaaaaaaaacaactatttaaaattgaaaacacCCACACACGTGCACGACGCGACAACCAAATTGTATATTCTATTTATGTGGAAATGGATTTTCTTTGGCATTGATTGatacaaacaaattgaaaataatttccGAATCGAATCCGTACGAATTTATTCCAAATTGATTTCTGAAGAATTGCGCATAATATGCAAAATTTCAATGCAACATAAACCGaggaaaaacgaaaaagaacCTAATTGATTTGCCAAAATGTCTATCGATTAGAGAACGCGTGCCATGACCTACAAAATAACTAATAGATTCCCAATCTAAAATCCATTTTTGATTCTAACTCCTTCGAAAATGCGCCACGTCCCAAAAACTTTGCTGCTGGTGAAAAAAAACTGATTTTCTCTCTTTGTTTGGGGATCCTTCACCGTCAACTACTGCTACCGCCACACCAATTCTGGATCGGATCCTGATTACATATCTTGCGTATAGCGAGCTGACGCTAAACGATAATGGAAACACAATATCCTCTATGCAGAATCCAAATCAGAATCTCACCCAACGAAGCCAATTAAGGTAGTCCTAAGTCTCCTCACCGCTCTTCAGCCTGctttaatcgattttaaatgaataaatttgcttttaaccttctgtaaattttgtaaagaACCCAAAGTCCCAAATAATCCTGTTCAATAAGTATTTCCCCATTAGTGTTTGTACCTTACCCTCGtaacttatttattaaactGATTGTACGTACTACCTACCCCCTTCTGAACACACATTGttgatattaaaatattaatatagaTCATGATGTACTTGCTAGATGTTACTACGTAGTCGTATTTATTGCCTCtagaaataaatgaatttcTCAAAACTTTTCCCTTTCCTTTTCAGACaacaataaatgaaaaattggtttttaatGTTCTTTTTGTTGGTGGTTTCTTCTTTGTATGCTTTTAACATTGTTTGTTTTCGTGTGGTTATTGTTTTGGCGTTTTATGAGCAGTCGAAAATGTATGTTTTTGGCTTTATGTGTAAATtaaagttggaattttaatgtatatagagtttattttactaatttaGTTAGTTTTTAAGATAAGGGGTGGGCCAATTAAAATACTATTTATAATAAAGAGCTACTTAAAAGTGTTGTAAATACTGCTCGTGTCACTGGACATgtttacttgtttttttttttttttttataaattacataCTCATATTGCTGACTTTTTCACTGTTGATAAACAGAACACTTAGGACAGCCAAACAAGTATTGATTcgttttaatacaaataataataaatcgtattgtttttattaaagagtagctagaaaaactaaaagtcACCAAAAATGAGCAAGATGGCAAAATTGAGTAATTgagcacaaataaatacaaatgaacacaaataacaagaaataaataactGAACAAAGAACAATTTGGAAAAGTTCACTTTCATTTCTCATGAATGCAATACTAATAATAAGAAACCTGATCCTGTAATTATATTGTTTTCCTGATTTGGTTTTcgctcaaaaaatatatatatactgttttttttttttataaacacgAACCTCTTCACGTCTTCTTCACGTCCTTAccaatttaatgttttttattaaagcaTGAAAACTCTTAGGATAgctttttgtttgaaattaagAAGCATGCCACCCCAagaattttgttttatgtagTTTAtgatataatttgtttattaagttATTATAAGACTAGTTAAAGCTCAATCACTAAGTATATAatccaaaatcaaataattatcCATTAAACTTTATTCTATCCTCtgaataaaaatgtaaatctCCTTTTGTATATTATGAAGCATTCTACCATAAGAATTTAGTGTTATGTGGCTTATGATATTATTTGTTTGACTAGTGAAAGCTCAACCAGCACCTATAATTTTCAGAATCAAATAATTATGTTTCAAACTTCATTCtatctaaataaaaatgtaaatctCCTTTTTCTTAAACTAAATTTCCCCTTttctaatttaataaaattctaaCTAGAGAGTCGCACTCTAAACACAATCACCCACACTCAATCCTCACTCAAACGTTACTCCATCAATCATCGCTCATTTATAACAATGTCACATCGTCTACCTTGCAGGATTGCCACCAGTGGCGACCACGAGGCGGACGTGATGGAAGGCGAGGATGCGTAGCCATTACTGTGCTGCACTGATTCCGATGGCAGTGAGGAGGTTTGTTtcaccaacagcaacaacaatgagcTCGGCTGCCCCAGCAGCAACCTGGTGGAGGCGGATGGGGGGCAGCACGTGGTATTCAGCTAGCGGTGGCATTCGGATTGGCTCCGTGGATGCCGCCGTCGAAACAAACCACTCGACAACGGACACGATGTGGCAAGGCTTCCCGGGCCAGGTCGAGTTCAACCAGCTTGGCGACTTGGCCGGCGGGGGAGGCGGGATTGGCGTTCGTTGTTGCTTCGGGTATACTTTCTTTTAAGGGGTTCCTCCAGGAGGACCCGGGATCAGTGTAAAACAATATCAAAATTCTAATTTTAATGCATACCAAAAACGGGAAACAACACTACTTACAACATAGAGCgcagagagacagagaggtCCATGAGATGAGTCGAAATTTGCAATAATGAATGCACTTTTAACTAAAGcaagtatataattataaagtcTATTAAAAATAAGGCTGTGAAATTAACTGAGCGTGAATCGAACCACATCAATTGTCGTCTAATCGTATGTAAATCTGTCTGTAAAAACTGCACCATtcggcgtctctttattaagCCTGCAAATGATGGGTTATCTATCAAGTATCAAGTGTTCTTTTAAATTTAGcccttttaattaattcgtatttattttgtagtgtCCTACTTAAGAGCTCCCTCATTAAAACCGCACTTTTTACAGAAAACGAATGGTCCAGAGGAGTTCGTCATTCTCCTAGCTAgctacataaatttaaatattttaaaaattgttgtgTACAAAAATCGCTAAAactaaatttgtaataaactATTAGGAAAATCACCATCGGCTTGATTGATTTGTACCGGTGAGCATATAGCGGGAGTTGAACCCAGCCCAGGGGGCGGGATTTCACGTCATTACGTCAGCTTCATTGGTTAATTACTGGGTGTAATTAATCCGCCAGCTAACTGGCCGATTAGTCAGATACTGAAAGTGAAATTATCGCCTAAATCGTTCATTGAGGCGCTCTGTCAATAGCGTGTTAGATCTCAGGTGTGGCCCGTTGGCCGCTTCGATATCTAATATATCTATTCTCACTCAAGTGACTATTAGTGGCATTTGCATATGCACTTAGCGGACATTTAGTGGCCTATAAAAGCGAACAGTAAGTCGCAGGCGCATCCATTAATTACCTGGCACCGAAATCGAATGGAAATGAGGTTAATCACAGCTATTAGCTTTCTGTGGATATCGTTCGTTTTGGGACAGTTGCGTGAGTGAAAGTGCATTGCTGGTGTAATTCGTGTGTAATACCCAAGTAATTCTTAGCTCCTGAAATCGAGAAATGCGAAGCTGGCGACTCCATCTGCATTGCGGAGACTGTGACCCGCCTCTTGCGACTTTATCCCAAGGGTCTGCCCTCTATCGGCCTGCAAGCCCTGGACGCCATCAGATTCGAGAATGTCGTCGTTAGTCGGATAGAACCGAATAGTCCGGCCACCTTGGATCTGAAATTCCGCAACCTAACAGTAAGGGGGCTCGAGGGCGCAACCGTGATGGAGGCAAAGGGATTCGACGGCGAGCTGCCGCGAGTACTGGAGCTGAGTGCATGGGTTCCGTTGCTGAAACTCGAGGGAGACTACGAGATGCACGGCAGCCTCCTTAACATGCCCATTCAGGGAAAGGGCCAGGCTCAGGTGGTGGTCAAGGAGGGCCGCTTTCGCTGCAAGGTTAGGGCCCTGGAGCAGCTCCGAAAGGATGGCAAACGCTATATCGAGATTGCCAAGGTCAAGTGTTTGCTGGACCTGCAAGGGTAAGGTTTGCCTTCTACTAACTAATACTAGGTACTATCTGGATTCCCTCCTCCCCGACAGCATGCATCTGAACTTTGAGAATCTCTTCAATAACCCGGAATTGAGTGATGCCATGAATATCGTGGCCAATACTAAGTGGCTGGAAATTTGGCACGCCCTCCGAAAGGGTATAATCTCGACGGTGGATCGACTGGTCGAAACGATTCTAAAGCGTGTGGCTGACAAGCTGCCGTATGACGATTTCTATAGGGAGCTATAGGGAGTAGTCATTGATGTATAGTATCTCAAATATAAAGGCATACATTAaccatttatttcttttctaGTAAATCGAAAGGTGATGATTGTGGTTCATcgttttttttcactttaaatagtaaataattcaaatagaATCAATGGAATGTTTAAACTAATTAGTGAAATATATAGTTGAATTTATAcgaatttaattgttttaataaataaataggacTCTGctcattattttattgaagTTTGGGATTCTGATTCCCAGTCTTTAAATTGGGGAGTATATCTTTGAACAATTTGATATGGTTTTCccaataaatacattttcttaaaatgCTTATAGATTTTGAGTTTATTACTTATATTTCTAAATCCTAAAGTCAACTCAATTAAACTCTACTTGAGTAAAAGCTTTACAAGTTAAAGCTTCTAActataaaagtaataattcaatttcaaaatagtGTTAGTGGCAATAAAACactttaagtaataaatatcTGGTAGTACTAGCGCTCACCTGGTCGGTTGTAAACAGTAATGTACCTTGGATCCCGAACAGCATCCGACTTTATTCTAGTCTTTGGGTTTTCTGAGAAATCTTCCAACTGCTAATAGAGATAAACAATGCTGCCACCAAAGCTCTCAAGAGCAGAAGCTTTTCGGATCAACTCTCATGTAGAGCGACTAGATTAATCGCGTAATGCTAATGTCAATcggtttattatttaacgCGGCACTGGAAACAATTTTAAGGAAGTCCTATTATGTAGAAAAACCTACAAGAATTTAAGTGTTCAATTATTAAGTAGTAATACAAATGTAATTCAGAGTCCAATATTATTCTGGCTGCCACTTGAAGGTACTTTGTCTCTGGATATAAATAACCATTTTCCTCAGTGAGCATATATAGCATGCAGGCCCCATATAGAACACGTTATGATAATGGCACCTGTGTTGGATTTCCTTATAAATGTTACGCCGTAACTGCGGAGCTGTTTTGCTGGCCGAGTAGTCGCCATCGGCTATGCAAGTGCATCGGATTGCTGAGAGCTTGAGCGCAGTATAGGATTAATCCCTGTTTGAGATGCATTACATAGCTTACCTGCTGGTCAGCTTGCAGCTGTATGCCGGAGTTTATTGTCAGAGCTTCCGTGAGTGATCCCACCGCCATATCCTTTACTCTATCCCACCGCTTAACCAACGCTCTCTTCTATAGCGGCCGACCTAAAGAAGTGCAAGTACGGCGATGGCCCGTGCCTGACGGCGACGGCCAATGACCTACTGAAAAAGTATCCGAAGGGGATTCCTGAGCTCAATATCAAACCCTTCGACGTGTTGCCCGTGCGGGACTGGCTGCTCGTCAACGATTCCCAGGTGGGCGGGGCCTGGTACTTCTTCGAGCTGCTGAATCAGATCAACTATGGCTTCGAGAACACCACGATCACTGAGATCCGCGGCTTCGACAGGGATCCCACCGCCACCAAGATCGAGATTCATGGCAAAATCCCGCGTCTGATCTACAAGGGCGATTATTTGGCCAAGGGCCGGATGCTCTGGTTCGTGGACATCAATTCGCACGGTACATCCGAGTCGGATTTCTTGAACTTCCAGTTCGACATTACGCTGAAAGTGCGCCTTGAGTACAGGAACAACAAGCGTTATTTGAAAATCTACGAGTTAGTTCCAAACATCAGGCTGGACCGGTGAGTTATCATGATAAATTCACATAAAAGATGCACTTAATTCCAACAgatcttaaaaaataactaaggaaatatataatactaataattcTTTCTCTTTAAAGCTGGATTATGTGGCTAGACAACTTTTTTCCGGATAACTTTGATCTGACCATAGCGATCAACAATCTGTTTAACCGAAACTGGGTAGAGTTCTGGAACGAACTGGAGCCGGGCATCCTGCGTCTATTCGAAACGGTCTTCCGCAGTATGATCGATGATCTCTTTGACAACGTGGCCTACGATGATTTGTTCCTAGCAGAATCGCAGATTGAGTCAGCCTAGAATTAAGCAAAGAATTATAGTCGCTAGTTGTagttagaaataaaataatgtaaataaaattactaaaGTATATACACCACAATCGATCGGTTGGAAAACTCACCATCTCGTGATGGAGAATATATAACAACTATTATGAAAACTGGTTGTTGACATTAGCACATTCCTGCCTGGTTTGTTGGCCTTAGAAAACTGGGAAAGATACTATATGCGAGTAATGTCTGAACTGTAATGCATTTAATAGCCAATTTACTGATCTCAGCTCCACATCTACCAAAGCAGAATGTTTGCCATTTTCATAACGATCCTAGAGCTGATCGACTGAGCGAGGCTCTGGCTGAGCCGTCAATAGAAATTTCGAGTCAAACCAAAGTTCGCTTTTTATTCAAAGTGTATAATCCAGAACATTAATCAAATCATCAAGGGCTTCCCGAGTGGCTTGCCAGGTCTGGGTATGAAGCCCATCGATGTTGTGGACATCAAGAACAACGAAATAGGGAACAACGCAGAGTTAAGCGGCGTGCATTTCAAGTTCCAAATGTACGATCAGGTGAATTAcggctttaaaaatacaacGACCACACAGTTGAGGGGATTTAACAGGGACCCAACCGCATCCTTAGTGGAGATTCACGGAAAGATTTCCTGTTTAGTGCATAAGGGGAAGTATGTGGTAAATGGCAAATTCCTGATCTTTGAGATAAATTCTAAAGGAGAATTGGTTCCGGATTTTTAGAACTTTAGGTTCATTAggttataaacaaaaactggATGAAGCTTAGGAACGAATTTTAGCcgtatattttagaaatttttgaAAGTGTTTCAACTCATTTATTAAAGATGCCATACGACGATCTGTGTCTAGTTCCTGAcagtaatttttttatatcaaaataaGAGTATTATATCagtttctaaataaatataataaagaatacAAAAGGAATTCGGATGTGaataaaattgcaaataataattttttatattgacCTGGCAATTTTCATTGAAGATTTCCGAGCACTTCAAGTTGAGAATGCAAATGGAACGAGTGGAGCTTGGAACCGGTTCTAGAGCCAGCCGATCGCATAGCCAGGTCCCAGTTGTTTTTCCACCTCGCGTTTTTAAATGTGAACAGACGGCTGGAGGTACTGGAGGTGCACTTGGAATACTAGTTGCAGAGACTAACCATATAGGAATGCGTGACATATTCATCAGTCTGCTGTGCCTGCAGTTCTTCGTAGCACTCCAGGGTCAGATATTACGTAGGTAACGAGGACTCCACTCCTCTTTAGATTCCACAGTTTACTGAGATTTATTTCGATTCTTACGCACAGCCAAGGATATCAAAAAGTGTCGCTTTGGGGAATCTGAATGCATTGTGGAGTCCATCAATGCGGTGATAAAAAAATTTCCCAGGGGCATACCTGCGTTGGGATTGAAGCCAATAGATGTGGTGGACATAAGGAACTCAAAATTTTGGAACGACGAGAAGGTTGGCGCCTTCTGGCTGGATTTCGATCTGTTCAATCAGGTGAACTACGGCTTTGAGAACACGACCATCACGAAGGTTAGTGGCTTTGACGAGAATCCCACCTCCAGCCTGATAGAGATTCATGGCCGCATACCCAGTCTCATCCACAAGGGAAGCTACTTCTCTCAGGGAAGAGTTTGGATCATAGAGCTTAACTCGACGGGCGAGTCATTCTCGGACTTCCAGAACTTTCGCTTCGTCCTCAAACTGAAGGTGATCATGGAGTATCGGAACAACAAGCGCTATCTGAAGATCTACGAGATGACTCCGTTCGTCAACATGGATCGGTGAGTTATACGTGCAATAGCCTCCCCTCTACCCGGCTGACAGAGATCGCTTTCCAGGTGGGTGTTCTGGCTGGACAACTTCTTCGAATCGAACACGGATCTGACGATAGCCATTAACCAAGTCTTCAATCTGCACTGGGTGGAGTTTTGGAACGAACTGGAGCCCACGAACCTTAAAATTTTCGCCAGCGTCTTTCGAGACATTTTCGAGGACGTCTTTCACAAGGTCTCCTACGACGACATGTTCTTGCCGGTGTACAAAGAGTCTGAAGTAAATGATTGAAATCGGAATAGACGGTTGCATTGCACTTTTATTGGAGACATATAAGGACAAAGATTAGTATTGCCGTAAACCGGTTGCATCGCTTGATTAGCATCAACTTGCATATATGCTAGTCGATTAACCTAAGGCTTATTGTTGGAAAGCTTCGCTAGAGCAGGTTCCTGGTAGTGGTGGTGGCGTCTTATTAATTGTATCGTGACTAGAGTGCTTGTGTCTTTGAAGTCAGTTGAAACCCATCAGCGAAATGAAGCAGTTGTATGTGCTGACCTGGCTGTGCCTCTATGCCTACATACCCGATGTAGGCTCCGGAGCAGACCTACGTGCGTAGGGTAGGCCTTCAGTTCCACTTAGATCCATCGTTTACCGCACCCTAAACTTCCAGCTGCTGACGTGGATAAGTGCCGCTTTGGAGATTCCGAATGCATTCTTAGCTCCATTAATGCGCTGATCAAGCGCTACCCTCAGGGCATTCCGCAGATCGGACTCCCGCGCCTAGATACGTACCGTTTTCCAGACACCAGTATTCTGGACTCGCCGCAACGGGGACCCATCTGGTTGAACTTCCGGATGCGGGACAATGTGCACCGGGGCTTTAACAACGCCACTGTTACCCACGTGGAGGGCTTCCTGCGGCAGCCCAATCAGAAGCAGATCGTTCTGAAGGCCCATTTACCGCGACTCCTGCATGAAGCCACCTACGATCAGGTGGGCAGGTTTCTGCTGTTCGCAATCAACACCACCGGCAGGTTGCAGTCTGATTTCCAGAACTTCAGCCTCACCCTGACCATTAAAGTGATTGAGGAGTACCGGAATAACAAGCGCTACCTGAAGGTCTACAGTCTGGTGCCAAAAATCGATTTAGATCGGTGAGTAAACTGCGGAAGGGGAAAGAGTATACACTTCTTTAGTAAATTCTTCCATTACCAGCTGGATTATCTGGCTCGAAGACCTGTACAAGGAAAACATGGACGTGACTATAGCTGTGAACCAGATATTTAACGAGAATTGGCTGGAGTTCTGGAATGAGTTACAACCAGGCCTGATTAAATCGTTCACAACAGCCTTTACCACCTTGCTTAACAGGGTGTTCCAGAATGTCGCCTATGAC
Above is a genomic segment from Drosophila kikkawai strain 14028-0561.14 chromosome 3R, DkikHiC1v2, whole genome shotgun sequence containing:
- the LOC108084827 gene encoding protein takeout, translating into MHYIAYLLVSLQLYAGVYCQSFPADLKKCKYGDGPCLTATANDLLKKYPKGIPELNIKPFDVLPVRDWLLVNDSQVGGAWYFFELLNQINYGFENTTITEIRGFDRDPTATKIEIHGKIPRLIYKGDYLAKGRMLWFVDINSHGTSESDFLNFQFDITLKVRLEYRNNKRYLKIYELVPNIRLDRWIMWLDNFFPDNFDLTIAINNLFNRNWVEFWNELEPGILRLFETVFRSMIDDLFDNVAYDDLFLAESQIESA
- the LOC108084822 gene encoding protein takeout; its protein translation is MQMERVELGTGSRASRSHSQVPVVFPPRVFKCEQTAGGTGGALGILVAETNHIGMRDIFISLLCLQFFVALQGQILPKDIKKCRFGESECIVESINAVIKKFPRGIPALGLKPIDVVDIRNSKFWNDEKVGAFWLDFDLFNQVNYGFENTTITKVSGFDENPTSSLIEIHGRIPSLIHKGSYFSQGRVWIIELNSTGESFSDFQNFRFVLKLKVIMEYRNNKRYLKIYEMTPFVNMDRWVFWLDNFFESNTDLTIAINQVFNLHWVEFWNELEPTNLKIFASVFRDIFEDVFHKVSYDDMFLPVYKESEVND
- the LOC108084823 gene encoding protein takeout codes for the protein MKQLYVLTWLCLYAYIPDVGSGADLPADVDKCRFGDSECILSSINALIKRYPQGIPQIGLPRLDTYRFPDTSILDSPQRGPIWLNFRMRDNVHRGFNNATVTHVEGFLRQPNQKQIVLKAHLPRLLHEATYDQVGRFLLFAINTTGRLQSDFQNFSLTLTIKVIEEYRNNKRYLKVYSLVPKIDLDRWIIWLEDLYKENMDVTIAVNQIFNENWLEFWNELQPGLIKSFTTAFTTLLNRVFQNVAYDDMFLPDLDIRSGL